The Chaetodon auriga isolate fChaAug3 chromosome 4, fChaAug3.hap1, whole genome shotgun sequence region gtcctcctctctgactccaccgtcagagacagacagacagattcaCGGTAGGACGGTTCTACAGAAGCTCTATGAAAGTGTGTCTGTCTACCTGGCCAGAAGCTGTCGTGACACATGGCGTTGACAGACGGGATGTGGTTTGGGCGGACGTAGCAGTAGTCGATGGGGGCGCTGGCTTCAGGGACCCAGTCAGGCTCCTTCCTGTGAGGGTAAGCTCTGATCTCTGCCAGCAACCTCAGCTTCACCGGACGACTCTCATAATCTCTCCTGAagaacaaagaaagaggagTACGACTGCACCTGACCAAAGGTCTCTGGAGTCTCTGCCTCACAGTTTGCAGACTCTCTTTGCCTGATGAAAAGTGGCAGGATGTTCTTTACCTGGCTGAATGGTTTGGCAAACTCTACCCCGTAAACGGTTTGAGCAAGTCTTTACCTGATGTATGGTTTCAGGATGCGGGAGGTGTACGGACTCTTGATGCTCTGGTCCAAACTGCCCTCTGCTCCCATCAAACGATGCCAGAAGGACACCgagtgctgctggaggcctcTTCTGCCAGAGAGGTTGGTCTGCACGCAAACACAGTGATGACAGGttcattagctgatctcagCGTTCTTAGAGAGGTTTCAGCATCTCAACAAAGTCAGAGGCAGTTCACAAGCCTGAGGCCGGCAAACATTTACGGCAGACAAGATTCTTTGAACATTTCACTTCAGACAAAACCACTGAAGCGTGGCTGGCGTACGGCAGACCGAATAAAACCGTGAAGACTGCTGAAGGTACCTGGAAGCGGTCAAGAATACGCAGCTCCTGGCTGTTGGTGCAGTATTTTCCCATGATTCCACCTCGCATTCCCACGTCCTGAGTGCCGTAGATCCCTCCCACCAGGCTGAGGGTCGCGCTTACGGCCCGGTCGATGTCCAGCAAGGGGAGCCGTCTCTGCCTTTTGGCCTGGCGGaccagcagcttcctgtggaGGCGTTTGGCCTGCGGGGTGACGGCCAAGGCCAGCGGGCAGGCGTCCAGCCGTCGCAGCAGCATCCTCTCCTCGTAAAGACTGAGCAGGGCGAAGCGAGGAGTCTGAGAGATGCCGCCGGCTCCGTCTGCTTTCTCAGGGTGAGTGATCCTCCTCCGCTCAGGTCCTCCAGCACCAACACACCCCCCGCTGGAGAGAGACGGACCGTCACTTTGTCCTACTGGCTCTTCAAAATCGTCGTCCCGCTCGCGGCCTTCATCGTCCTCACTCTCTGCTTCGCGTTTAATATGAGGTGGTGCTATGCGGAGCTTCTTGCGGGCAATGAGGTTGGCGCTGGGAGGAGGGATGTAATCCATTCCTGGGTCGATCATTCCCTCCGTCTCCATCTCCTCATCGTCTGGAGGTTCAAGCAGCAGAGACGACATTCCATCACATCATGTAGAAACAACAACTGCTCACAGAAGGCGGTaaattcactgaaaacacctgcgAGCGAGTCAGGCGTGAACTCACCGTGGAACAGAGCCTGTGGAGGCATGGCGTCAGGGATGAGGTCCGCCTCTGACAGCAGGCTGGGTGTTGCTGAATGAGACGCCGGCGTCCCCGGGGCGGAGAAGTCAGGTGACGGCGATGGGGACGGGCTGGTGAGCGGTGTCCGGTCTGAAGAGCTGAGGGACGAGAAATCGATCACTTCGCCTTTCTCCAGCACGAGGTCGGGCCGGCGCCCGGTGCCCCCCCCGCGGCCTCCGCCCAGTTTAACCGGCGTGGAGGAGGCGCTGCGGTCGGTGTAGCCTCCCACCGCCTCCTTCTGAGCCCGCCGGATGTCTTTGGCCTCCTGTGTGCGGGAACGTTTTTCCTTCAGTTGCATGGCGTTCTCCACGGGGTTCCTGGCCCCGCGTTTCCTCAGGCCCTCCACAGTGATGATCGGGTCCACGGCAGGTTTAGAGGCTGCGGGTGAACGAGATATCAGCTCAGCGTCGTTGACTGTTAACCGACAGCTTTGACCAGAGCAGTCCTGGCTGAGCGCAGGCCGAGGTTACCTTTAGCCTTGGTAGTGGATTTGTCCACCTCAGGTCTCAGAGTCGGAGGTCGGTTCTGGACCAGCTTCCACCAGCCGGGCTCACCGAACTCCTGCGCTCCTGAGCGGAAGAAGGTGGGACTGCCGACCGACAGACAGCCGGCCACCGTGCTCCACCACGTCGACGTCTTCttcctgcacagacagacaggtcaaaCACGGAGACAGGAAAGTGAACCCCAGCTGGTGGAGCAGCCGTTCActgatgagaagaaaaacattcaaatacagGAGACAGAAACGTCTCGTGTCTCATTTAATGACGTCCTCTCTTGTCCCCGCTTCTGGTTCAATGGAACCAACTGGAGGACTGGTGCCACCTACTGTTAATCTCCATGAACCAACTCCTGAGAATCACATACAGGTTGTGGAAGGAAACaatgcatttgtattttcttttgcagattttctccAAATTTGGTTACAATTTGCGGCACATTTGAAGAAACCGCAGCTACAGACGCTGCTGCACAACGTAAGGATTCTCCAGCACTGATAAAAGGAGTCAATTCTGGACGTTTATTAACgataaaaacagagcaaatgaagtcttatttcatcatgtttttgttctgaAGACACTAAATAACCATCAAACTGTTCTCAGGTccttctcattcattcattacatCCAACTCAAACATCTGAGTCATCAACAGTGAGTATGAAGAACAAACTCGTCTTTTTCTTCAACGAGCGGTCGGCCTAATGTAACTGAATCTTCACGGTTCTTCAGAACGCACAGGAGGAACCTTTAGCTCCTTATTTAGTTCCTGAGTTcagtttctctgcttctttttggTTGAAACAGTTCTACTTGTGTTGGATTCAGGACGGAGCTCAGCCTTGAACCAATCGCTGACACCACCAACACCAGCGAGTCCTACAAACAGTCTAACACACCAGGTCCTCCTTTAACTGCAGCTGCATCTCAGCAGCCTTCAACACCATGAACAGCCTTTTCAGAGAGGACCGAGAGTTTGACGACAACACATCAGTAAAAAcgacaaaaacaggaaatgaagtcAGAACCGTCGACGGCAGGATGAAGAAAAGTGACCTTGTTCCCAGCAGGAAGTTCCAGTGTCGGCCAATGAAAGCGCAGATGTCCTCTTTCCACCTGAAGTAGCCCTGTCGGCCCGTCCCCTCCAGAGACAGATTGTACATGGCCAGCATCACcacctgacaggaaacaccatcAGCTGCAGTTTTAAGGGTCTCCATGACGACTGGAGTTCTGAGGTTTCCTGCTGTCACGtggcgtgtgtgcgtgcctgtgcgtgtgcgtgtgcatgtgctgctcctcctgtgctgtgtgtgtctgcagagcgCTGTACCTGCTGCCAGGTGAGTCTCATCCTCTCGTAGCTCTCCTTGCCGTCCTCGCTGCAGTCGCAGCAGATGAACTTGAAGAAGTTGTCTCCCTTCAGGTAGCTGGGCTGCTCGCCGCGGAGCTGagctgaggaacacacacagctttagaacacacacacgaccacCATCTTTCTATTGATCGGCTGATCGATCGGGCTCATATCTGTCCCAACGTCTAAAACATCGATCAGACGTGTCACTCAGGACGGCTGAAGGACGGTGTGATGCGAGGTGCTTCAGGTCAGACCAGAGAGACATTTGTCATCAGAGCGGTCACGATAACggctgaggaagaggacggAGACGGGAATGATGAAGCTCACCTCTGATGCATCTTATTTAAAACAGGTGCAGTAAGACGTTGAGTCACCTGTACGATGAAGCAGAAGCAGGTCCTGATCTGAGACCAGCTGAGCTCACTGCTCGTTcacgcagacacagagagctgcCATCGGCCACCTCACCTGCAGGGATCCACTTGTGGCAGCGGTCACAGTAGAAGGACATGTCCTCGCAGGCCCAGCCTCCGTCAGCCTCCTCGCCCACATCGCTGGTCAGGGAGTCTCCGCTCTGGTCATGTGACAGATCCACCGAACCCTGATCCTCCGACTCCACGATCAGCAGAgtctccccctccacctccccctcctccagcccCTCGGAGGCCGACGTACAGGTGGCCTCGTCCTCGCCTCCGCCCAgctgctcactgctgctgtccatgACGGCCCCTCAGCCACAGAGATGCACCTGTGCAGGTAACACAAATACAACCCAGGTGAGCATCAGGTGAGTCAACAGCTGACTAGAAAAGATGACGGAAAATGACGTGACGACTGCTTGACTTTCAGATAAGATGGTTCAGTTCTGAGCTTCAACATgtatccattcattcattcattcattcattcattcattcactcactgatGGCCTCAGATCAGCTGCATGCTTTATAACGAAGATTGTgagatttaacatttaataagCTCCCGGCGCTGCGACGTCTCCTCAGCATGAACGTTATCGACGCGACTTCCTTTGGTCGAATGATTCATTCACAACACAAGCGTCTTGTGTTCATCAGCCTGCAGcgcttcatgctaagctaataCAAACTGcatcctgattggctgaccGCTGTGTGGTCTAATAACACTGTAATATTCAGTCAGTCCAACATCTGCTCGTGTGGTCACTTACAGTCCACTATGTGACTTGTTCGTCTGTTGCGTTTATGTTTTGAGGGTCAAAAGACAATTTTTGCACTCCGGTGGAGAATAAAGTGGTGTTCTACTCTCTAATGCACCTGGACTTCACTAGAGCCTCCCTGCCTGTCCTGCACCAGGTGTTTCAGGGTGCTCACCTGTCTCAGTGGTCCTGTGGGTggagctctgtgtctctgcgtCGTCTCTCCGCCTCCAGCTGCCTGGTCAGagccctctgctcctccagcagcctcagattctccttcttcctctccagtcGCTCCAGATCTCTGACTACACCTTCGTGAAGACGCTGcaggacaaaacaagcaacaacaaacatttaGATGATCGTTTATTTCTAacggtaaaaataaaaaaacaaccctgcagtcatgctaacatgctaacaagcttCGAGctgtgctgacacacagcagtgctctgagctaaaaacaacatccaaacaaatctgctgcGTCCATCAGAAGAATAACTGCAACAACAAGGAACCAAACATGAGCTGAAAGCACACCACGGAGAACGTTAGAGGCCAGTTTTCCACCTGACaataaaacatcagctgatgtttgtcctgTCACAGAAACTTCATCTGACGAGTTCATGAACTGCGATACATCGTTTTCCATCTGACAAAACATCAGAAGCAACTCTACATTTCACTGAATTTAAGATAAAAGCAGAAGATAAAAAGtactttttaaataataaacattaaatGATGTCCTGGAGAGTCAGCTGACTCTGACTTACAGGTTTTTCTGTTAGTTATTGTCTGCTGATATCTGATTAAATGAGGTTACTGATTATCTGAATTAAAGTGTGTTTACAACAATATAAAACAGATTAATTACACATACAGATGTTCAGACTGATGCGATGTAACAGCTAACTATAACCTCCATCTGTCTGATATTTCAATGACGTGATTCATCAGTCAATGGACAGAAAATTGATTACAAACTGTTTGAacaactgattaatcatttcagtaatTTGTCAGTGAAGAACTCCATCCTGTGCTGTCCTTTTCTTCTGTGTCAGATTTCCTGTGctttatataaaatatattttatctGAAATTTTAGAAACGGTGTCCAGTCAATTCCTTAAGAAAATGATCCGCAGGCTAACTGAGGATGAAAATAATTATGAGCTGTGTTTCTTCATCTGTATCTAAACAGTGACGACATTAAATCGATGAGCACATGGACGCATCAATAATTATATCCATTACTTCAGTCCATATTATTtgaaaaagggcctttctgcatgagtgtttttacttttatatACTGTTTCTACTTTTACCAAAGTCAAAGCTTGTCTCAAGccattattttgaaaactgtACCGGAAGTTGTCgctagctgctgctgttagcgtCACACAGCATGAGCCGTTGTGTTTCTATTTCTCAGCTTTAATTCTGGAAAAGttaaaatgctgcagtttgtccGTTAATCACGGAGCACCGTCAGGTTTCAGTCCGAGCCGATATCACTAAACGGTCCGTAAAGTTCTTGTGACCTCCGTTACCATGACCGACTCCCTCACGGCTTGTTAGCTAACTGCTAGCCCTGCTGTTAGTTCCGTTCTTGTTAGTCCGGCTCGGTTCGGACCGCTTTACCTGTCTGTCCCAAGTCTGTTTGAAGTGAACAGCAGCCACGGTGCTCAGAGTCAGAACCACAGAAACTCCCAGAACCACCTTGGAGGTTGTCGACATCacgttagctttagcttcaggTTAGCCAGCTGCTAACTGGCTGTGCTGTTCACGCTGTTCGCTCATTCACCCGCTTCTTCTTCGTCGTAAATATTCTGTCCTTTTGGATACAGACTGTGTAATCAGCGCCCTCCTCAGGCCTCCACTGAGCACGCCAGGTTCTCAACACGACGCAGAGGTGCTctaattatcatcatcatcatcatcatcatcatcatcatcatcttattattattattattattattattattattattattattattattattattattattattattgatctCTTCTTCCTGTTGCGTTCTTTCCATTTGCTGGTGTGATATTTATCCCCTTCTCTCTTCATTAACCTGCTGTAATCAGGACATTTTGTTGGTTTCCTTTGTGTCTGAGCGTCCAGCAGGGACTGTCCTGTCCTGTGCGTCCTCTGGACCGTTAACTGTTTGTTCTCGGTCATGAGCAGCTCTCCCTTTGGGctcctgctttgttttccaCCACATGTTTTTCACATCTTCCTGTGGTCCACACATACAGCCCATAATGACAGTTTCAAGCTCAGCTCAGCACTTGTCTGTAAATTAAGTGTACTTTTAATGACTGTTGAGTGAATTCGTCTGCCTTCTCACTCCCTTCCAGACCTACTTGAGGACCCAAAGGAAGGAGACGTCCGTCCTCTGTAACGACGCCTCAGACACGACATCCTGCCGGTTTGAAGGTGCTGACGAGCCGTCACAGGGATGAAACTCTGGTTGGTTTCCTCTCATGGTTCCACTCACAGTCTTCAGAGTGACTGAGCTGTGACTGAGGGATGATGGTGAAGATGGTCTGACTCACTCTGCGGGATGAAGAACGTCTCGTCTGTAAATGAACATCTGGTGTTGATGCTGATCAGGACTCTTCGGTTCTTTTAGCTTCCGCGTCTCCACATGctgcactctgtctctgtcaaattcaattttgcacatccttctgtatatactgtttatttttttctatttttctatttgttttatattttgttttatatatatattctcagtctaaatactgtgtttttatatttgctttctatattttttctctttctttctttctttctttctttctttctttctttctaatttTATCCTTGTAAGGAGCACTTTCGGAGAccaataaaggaattctgattGTGATTCTGGTCCACTCTCAGTCAGAGAGCCTGAAACTGATCAACATGCAGCTTCAGATCAATAAGCTCTGCACAGTGTTCTGTGTCCACCTTCAGCTCTGCCGTCctctcagacaggaagtctgacCCCCAGTCGTCCGTTTGACCGTTTCCAGGAGTCCGTCTGCGTCAGTGCAACGATCATCGTCTCGTCATTCGTTTGAGCCTCCTGAGTCCATCCACAGGTGGAACACACGCGCTCAGTGTCTGCAGACTGTCTTCATGTCTCTGGTCCACCGTCTTTCGGCCCTCATCGTTGTCCAGACTGTGGACTGTGAGCCGCTGACCGCACGAACGTCCACGTCCTCCACGTgttgttctctctgctgttccCTGAACACCGTTAGCTTCAGCTGAGATTATTATGGGATGGCGGTCACTTCCTGCTGCCGAAGCTTCTCCTGTTCAAACACATGAGACATATTTAGAGGAGTCAGTTTCTAAAATCCAAATGAAGCACAAAGATTTTCTTCATTGCTTTCTGTCACAGAAAAGAttcagattaaaacaaaaatatttgaatGGAATTTAATGTTTGTTGAATCTGTGGCAGAATCTTATCGGCATTGACTCTGAATAACAGATGAATTAGTTTCTAgtcttaaaacatgtcaaatCAGTTGAAAAGTGTCGTTTGAAGAGAACTACATCTCCCATGAGGCAAGTGGGCGAGCTCTGAACGACTTTCCCGCTGACCAATGAGGAGCCAGGCTGCCGGCGGGAGGCGGAGCTTGTGGTCCCGTTCAGAGAAAGTGCCACGACTctgcagcctgacagcctgaagTGAGGTGAGAAAAACTCTTTAACGTCGTTTGAGAAGCTTTGATGTGGCTCaacagtttgtgtcagagagaaaatgaagaagtctgcagaaatgtttgattttcactCTCAGAAATGATGAAGAACAGACTTCAGATCGGCAGACTGTTTTAATGTCAGGCTGCTTTTAAGGTCTCATGGAAAACTCAGTGAAAGTGAAATCTGCGTTTCTGAAATGACGTTTGTCTTTGAATCAAACATGTAAACTGCCTGAGTGTCTCTAATGCAGTTAAACAGATCATTTCACAGGGaccaaactctgtgtgtgtgtgtgtgtgtgtgtgtgtgtgtgtgtgtgtgtgtgtgtgtgtgtgtgtttgactacaaaagatgaaaaatgtgaaagttctgcagaaacaaacagagaaagtgacagaaaacctTTTTGATTCAACTGTTAATGTGAAGGTCTGCATCTGAGTTAGTACaaaactgctctgtgtgtg contains the following coding sequences:
- the kat14 gene encoding cysteine-rich protein 2-binding protein, which codes for MDSSSEQLGGGEDEATCTSASEGLEEGEVEGETLLIVESEDQGSVDLSHDQSGDSLTSDVGEEADGGWACEDMSFYCDRCHKWIPAAQLRGEQPSYLKGDNFFKFICCDCSEDGKESYERMRLTWQQVVMLAMYNLSLEGTGRQGYFRWKEDICAFIGRHWNFLLGTRKKTSTWWSTVAGCLSVGSPTFFRSGAQEFGEPGWWKLVQNRPPTLRPEVDKSTTKAKASKPAVDPIITVEGLRKRGARNPVENAMQLKEKRSRTQEAKDIRRAQKEAVGGYTDRSASSTPVKLGGGRGGGTGRRPDLVLEKGEVIDFSSLSSSDRTPLTSPSPSPSPDFSAPGTPASHSATPSLLSEADLIPDAMPPQALFHDDEEMETEGMIDPGMDYIPPPSANLIARKKLRIAPPHIKREAESEDDEGRERDDDFEEPVGQSDGPSLSSGGCVGAGGPERRRITHPEKADGAGGISQTPRFALLSLYEERMLLRRLDACPLALAVTPQAKRLHRKLLVRQAKRQRRLPLLDIDRAVSATLSLVGGIYGTQDVGMRGGIMGKYCTNSQELRILDRFQTNLSGRRGLQQHSVSFWHRLMGAEGSLDQSIKSPYTSRILKPYIRRDYESRPVKLRLLAEIRAYPHRKEPDWVPEASAPIDYCYVRPNHIPSVNAMCHDSFWPGVDLSECLQYPDFSVVVLYKKVVIGFGFMVPDVKYNEAYISFLLVHPEWRRAGIGTFMIYHLIQTCMGKDVTLHVSASNPAMLLYQKFGFKAEEYILDFYDKYYPVDSTECRHAFFLRLRR
- the pet117 gene encoding protein PET117 homolog, mitochondrial; the encoded protein is MSTTSKVVLGVSVVLTLSTVAAVHFKQTWDRQRLHEGVVRDLERLERKKENLRLLEEQRALTRQLEAERRRRDTELHPQDH